Proteins co-encoded in one Colletes latitarsis isolate SP2378_abdomen chromosome 13, iyColLati1, whole genome shotgun sequence genomic window:
- the Dpr12 gene encoding defective proboscis extension response 12 codes for MRDRLSWYMVFLILPTILLARSLDKDRRVPYSIPSDWKTLWFSNLDELQRVNDANDNNTVSNVTVQLGGTAFLHCKVRNLAERTVSDAEISWIRRRDFHVLTSSMFTYTSDERFQVLHPEGSDDWTLQIKYVQERDNGSYECQVSRSTGILSHFVDLYIVIPEAFILGSGEHHVDVGSIINLVCIIEKSPTPPQYVFWYHNNRMISFDTTRSSVTVQTDSSSTQSRLTIHQAVESDTGNYTCNASNTKPASIFVFVTEGDKMAAIQRRKTSAAKKNFCELLVLIVTIAIDVVLTR; via the exons ACCGACGCGTACCTTACAGCATACCGTCAGATTGGAAGACGCTGTGGTTCAGCAATCTGGACGAGCTGCAAAGAGTAAACGATGCAAACGACAACAACACCGTTTCGAACGTCACGGTGCAGCTGGGTGGGACAGCCTTTTTGCATTGCAAAGTTCGGAATTTGGCGGAAAGAACGGTATCCGACGCCGAG ATATCCTGGATACGACGGCGTGATTTCCACGTCCTGACCAGCTCCATGTTCACGTACACGAGCGACGAGCGGTTTCAAGTATTGCATCCCGAGGGCTCGGACGATTGGACTCTTCAAATCAAGTACGTTCAAGAAAGAGACAACGGGAGCTACGAATGCCAG GTCTCAAGGAGTACAGGGATATTATCACACTTTGTCGATCTATACATAGTAATACCAGAAGCATTTATATTAGGGAGCGGCGAACATCACGTCGACGTAGGATCCATTATAAATCTCGTGTGCATAATAGAAAAG AGTCCAACACCTCCGCAATATGTTTTCTGGTATCATAATAATCGAATGATAAGTTTCGACACTACGCGAAGCAGTGTAACGGTACAAACCGATTCCAGTTCGACTCAAAGTCGACTGACAATTCACCAAGCGGTGGAATCGGATACAGGCAACTACACGTGCAACGCCTCGAACACCAAGCCGGCGTCCATTTTTGTTTTTGTCACCGAAG GTGACAAAATGGCAGCCATACAGCGCCGTAAGACGTCGGCCGCGAAGAAAAATTTCTGTGAATTGCTAGTACTAATTGTCACCATTGCGATAGACGTCGTTTTAACGCGATAA